The nucleotide sequence TGGGTCGAAACACACCTTGTTATGCAATGCGTAGCGTGAATCAAGTCCTAAAAGGGTGTTGGCGCGCAAACCGGCACGCAAGAAGAAATCGGTATGCCAAAAGGTTTTTTCTAACTGTTCTTCAACATAAAAAGACATATCCTGCATCGCGGGAATACTCTTGAAAGCACGCGGACGTGTAGTTATTTCGGGTGAAGGTGGGTGCGCCAAATCGTATACCTGACCCAGACCGTTGTTTTTGTTGTAGTTGTAAGTAAGCCCTATAAGAAACTCGTTAAGAAATCCTGCAAAACGTTTATAACCTCCTGCTGCAAAGTCGGTATAAAGGTGTAGCGGTTTGCCATCTACGAGCAAGTGCGACACATAGTTAGGGTCGGAAAATGCGCCATAAAATTCACCTGCTTCTGTGTTTGTGAAGACAGGGCGCGCATTGGTGATTTGCACCCATTTGTCTTGTTCAATACGGTCAAAACTCTGCGAGTAACTAGTTTTGAGTACCAATGTTTTGAAGAATGTTTTGTGGAGTTCCCAACTCAGCCCATTGGCGATACGGATATTGTTGTAAATGGATTGATAAGCATCATAGCGATCAAAACCTACATCGGGGTCGCGTTTTTCCTTGTCGATAGTGCCCGTATAGTCGATGCTGAAATTCCACGTAAGCGGATTTTCGGTATTAAAGTGTTTTTCGGCACGAGCCGAAGCAGTGTAACGTTTGTAGTTTTCAAAGCTGTTACGCGGGTCGGGTTGGGAATCTAAATAATCCAAACTGAAGTTGAGTTTGAGGCGATTTTCAGTAAGTTCAAAGCCTTTGCCTACATAGAAAAGTTTGCTAAAACCATCGGCTTTGGCTCGCGCCCTAAGGGGAGTATAGCCTTTTTTGCGGTGAATTGTTACTATTCCACTGCTGATGTCACCAAATTTTACCGATGGAATACCGCGTATAATCTCCACTGTTTCAATATCATCGGTAGCAATGGTGCGCATATCTACTCCTGAGCGGGTAGTGTTGCGCTTCTCATCGGCGTAATTCGATTGAGGGGTGATAACCATTCCGGTACCTACCGTAGATTGCATATTGTTATTCACATCTAAGGGAACACCATCGATATTGAAGCCTACGCCTAAAGAGGAAATCCTATAGCCGTCCATAGGCGTTCCTGTCTGCCTGATAGTGAGCGTATTAGCATAATTTAATGAGGGAGTCGTAACTTGCCGACCAGGGAGCAAACTCACCAAATCGGCAAAGCTGGAAGGCTGGAGGTGTTGCATAGCCTTGCGGTCGATAAGCGAAGTAGAGGTAGGAGCAGGAAGTTCTTTGGCAGTTACTACCACTTCTTCTAACTGAATAGGCTGTGTAGTGTCAGAAATAGTAGTAGGAGAAACAGTGGTGAGAGTTGCAGTTTGAGCGTAAAGAGCTGAGCAAAAAAAAGGAAAAGCAATGAGTACCAAAGAGATGAACCTTTGGTATCCTAATGGTTGTGTATATTTCTTTTCACTTTTCATTCTTCACTAAATAGGACTGCAAAGGTAGTACTTTTTTTGAATTATATAAAACAAATCTAAATAATATTAATATCAAACTTATAAAAATGCTTAATTTAACATCTGTTAAATATAACAGAATACTATTTTTTCAATCGCTTTTGCATCACTATATTACCTCTCGTCGAATACATTTAACCTTTGCACCTCCTACTATCCCCTTCCTTCCATTTCTTTTAAAGTCTTCCCGAAACCTCCAATAAGTCATTTTTGCATTTGTTAAATTCCAAATTTCCTAACTTTTAAATTGACTAATTCTCTAATTTACCCTTCCTTTTCTTTCGTCTCGAAACCCTGTTTTTGGCATTTTTAGTGCTGTTGTATAATATTATGAATCAACTATTTATATACCCTTTCTATACCAATCTTCCAAGATTCGTATAAGCTTCCTATAAGCTTCCTATAAACTAAACACACCCATTTTACCTCTTATCTTTTACCTGAATCACCTCTTCCGTTCCTCTTCGTTATCTTTCTGCTTCCTCATCTCTTTTCTAAGACAATCCTAGAACTCCGATTATATCTTTTTGTATAACAAAAAAATAAAAATATTTCACTTTTTCTTTGGTAGTTAGAAAAATATTCTTACCTTTGCCCCGATTAATAGAATAGTACTGTATGAAACTGTATGCTTTTCAAATAATGATGATGTGTTGTACCTTCCCTGTGAGCGGTGCAAGGCTCGTTATTTCTTGAAAGTATCAGTATATATATTTTAGTAAACGAAATAACAACACCCCACTGCTCATAATAGGTAGTGGGGCTATTTTTTTATAATAATGACAAAAGTAAATTGCACCGAGAGTTTCATTATCGAACTCTATCAAGAAAGTAAAAATATCAAACATCACGTAAGCAAACAGCGTATTAACGCCTTTGTAGAAGAACTCTTTCAGTTCTTATTTCTCATAGATGAGCGTACTTGTCTCTCTAAATCGAATATAGAAGCACGCTATGAGGAATTGCGTTATGATTTTATCAGTATTGTAGATGATTTTTTGCAAAACGAACCTCAGAAAGAGCAACTGACTGATTATTACCATTGTATTTTGCCCACTATTTATGCTCAATTAAAGCAAGATGCTCAGTATTTTATTGATAGCGACCCAGCAGCTACCTCTCTCAGAGAAGTACAAGTTACCTATCCTGGTTTCTTTGCTATTATGGTATATCGTATCGCTCACGAACTATGGACGCGCGAAGTACCACTCTTGCCCCGTATACTCACCGAATACGCCCATAGCAAAACAGGTAT is from Capnocytophaga ochracea DSM 7271 and encodes:
- a CDS encoding TonB-dependent receptor plug domain-containing protein, whose product is MKSEKKYTQPLGYQRFISLVLIAFPFFCSALYAQTATLTTVSPTTISDTTQPIQLEEVVVTAKELPAPTSTSLIDRKAMQHLQPSSFADLVSLLPGRQVTTPSLNYANTLTIRQTGTPMDGYRISSLGVGFNIDGVPLDVNNNMQSTVGTGMVITPQSNYADEKRNTTRSGVDMRTIATDDIETVEIIRGIPSVKFGDISSGIVTIHRKKGYTPLRARAKADGFSKLFYVGKGFELTENRLKLNFSLDYLDSQPDPRNSFENYKRYTASARAEKHFNTENPLTWNFSIDYTGTIDKEKRDPDVGFDRYDAYQSIYNNIRIANGLSWELHKTFFKTLVLKTSYSQSFDRIEQDKWVQITNARPVFTNTEAGEFYGAFSDPNYVSHLLVDGKPLHLYTDFAAGGYKRFAGFLNEFLIGLTYNYNKNNGLGQVYDLAHPPSPEITTRPRAFKSIPAMQDMSFYVEEQLEKTFWHTDFFLRAGLRANTLLGLDSRYALHNKVCFDPRVNMKVTFPKIEFANQKALIISLTGGWGKHSKLPTQEMLYPQEKYEDFVQLNYYHSQRAYRQLHYKTYIFPQVNYSIMPAVNSKAEVRLGLEYDHHSLFITYFDERMQSGFRKMSDYHKVFYKKYDATGLNHNAITAPPLVENLPYTVQDALILSDMESNGSAIDKQGMEFQYSSKRLQLLNTRFTLSGAWFHSLYYNSLPVYRPADKDIINNRKYYNLGVYPEMEKYDCEQLQTSLVADTYLPELHLITSVRCDLTWYVINSSPSLSRVPTHYISEDGVRHPYTATEASDPVLQWLIRPTTISLSDRTPLSMNIHLKISKEFYKYFTLSIYVNNLFNFYEDYRVNRQYINRRGLINPYFGMEMNISLGKSKLAN
- a CDS encoding serine O-acetyltransferase, whose amino-acid sequence is MTKVNCTESFIIELYQESKNIKHHVSKQRINAFVEELFQFLFLIDERTCLSKSNIEARYEELRYDFISIVDDFLQNEPQKEQLTDYYHCILPTIYAQLKQDAQYFIDSDPAATSLREVQVTYPGFFAIMVYRIAHELWTREVPLLPRILTEYAHSKTGIDIHPGATIGVPFMIDHGTAIVIGETTVIGNHVKVYQGVTLGALSVSVDKAHTKRHPTIQDNVVIYSGATILGGETVIGHDSVIGGNVWLTHSIEPFTKVFHKSQIIVKDNEVYEEPINFVI